A single Marinobacter sp. es.042 DNA region contains:
- a CDS encoding sensor histidine kinase translates to MRLWPRRAGGQLALLLILVLLVAQVITIVILAGERQGALRSASLEHVLQRVADGYTLADTTDPERQERILRALSSPTLRLSIDPAPYLTEDQSSDMRRRLAEELGLPMAQVRTAMEADGDDCLRDRDDHRDRERHDDEDDEHHEYEEHRDDDDHHDERHECPPVLGVSLALSSGQWFNARARPPAPSWLWLKATLTSVGITAVLLTLTLLLAVRRILRPMNELSQAAHAFGRGEKVRIPEKGPEDVREVTRAFNQMQDQVGRAQEDRARLLAALAHDLRTPITSMRLRVEMLPEGEDRDRLLDSLREMQHLAEATLDFIRGTTTEQHRRYDLATLLDSLCGDLQEMGLAVHCDDSPRCVLQGQPEAVKRALRNLIENAVNYGEQAEVTLATTDTEAVVTIVDQGPGILEADRERVFEPFYRLEHSRSRETGGAGLGLAIARTLIRGMGGDIRLDAGPGGQGLQVSVTLPKTR, encoded by the coding sequence ATGAGACTGTGGCCACGGCGCGCCGGTGGGCAGCTGGCGCTGTTATTGATTCTGGTGCTGCTGGTGGCCCAGGTTATCACCATCGTTATTCTGGCGGGTGAGCGCCAGGGAGCGTTGCGCAGTGCCAGTCTGGAACACGTCCTCCAGCGGGTGGCCGATGGCTATACCCTGGCCGATACTACCGATCCGGAACGGCAGGAGCGCATCCTCCGGGCACTCTCCAGCCCGACCCTGCGGCTTTCCATTGATCCCGCGCCCTATCTGACCGAGGATCAGTCCTCCGACATGAGGCGCAGGCTGGCCGAGGAGCTGGGTCTGCCCATGGCGCAGGTTCGAACGGCCATGGAGGCTGATGGAGACGACTGCCTGCGGGATCGCGATGATCATCGGGACCGTGAACGGCATGACGATGAGGATGATGAACACCACGAGTATGAAGAACACCGTGATGATGACGACCATCACGATGAACGGCACGAATGCCCGCCGGTGCTGGGTGTTTCCCTGGCGCTGTCTTCCGGCCAGTGGTTCAATGCCCGGGCCCGGCCACCGGCGCCCTCCTGGCTGTGGCTAAAGGCGACGCTCACCAGCGTTGGTATTACCGCAGTGCTGCTCACGCTGACCTTATTGCTGGCGGTCCGTCGAATACTGCGGCCAATGAACGAGTTGAGCCAGGCGGCCCACGCGTTCGGGCGGGGGGAGAAAGTCCGGATTCCTGAAAAGGGACCGGAGGATGTTCGTGAGGTTACCCGCGCCTTCAACCAGATGCAGGATCAGGTTGGCCGCGCCCAGGAAGACCGGGCAAGGCTGCTGGCGGCTCTCGCTCACGACCTCAGGACACCCATTACCTCCATGCGGCTCCGAGTGGAAATGCTGCCGGAAGGTGAGGACAGGGACCGTCTTCTCGATTCCCTCAGGGAAATGCAGCATCTTGCCGAAGCCACCCTCGATTTCATCCGGGGCACCACCACCGAACAGCACCGTCGCTATGATCTGGCGACCCTGCTGGACAGCCTGTGTGGTGATCTCCAGGAAATGGGCTTGGCGGTGCACTGTGATGACAGCCCGAGATGTGTACTCCAGGGGCAGCCCGAAGCCGTCAAACGTGCCCTGCGTAATTTGATTGAGAACGCGGTTAATTATGGCGAGCAGGCGGAAGTAACACTGGCAACCACAGACACAGAAGCGGTTGTCACGATTGTTGATCAGGGGCCGGGTATTCTGGAGGCGGACCGGGAACGGGTTTTTGAACCCTTCTATCGGCTGGAACACTCACGCAGCCGCGAAACCGGTGGCGCAGGCCTGGGCCTGGCTATTGCCCGTACCCTGATTCGGGGGATGGGTGGCGATATCAGGCTGGATGCTGGCCCGGGAGGTCAGGGCCTGCAGGTTTCTGTGACTTTGCCCAAAACCAGGTAG
- a CDS encoding response regulator: MSDSPTILVVDDHRDIRDLVGRYLQEHGLRVLLADGGDAMKRQLRQHSVDLVVLDIMMPGDDGLTLCRYLREHTELPVILLTAMSEETDRIVGLEMGADDYLTKPFNPRELLARIKAVLRRTTALPPQRSPMAGQSLTFEGWTLDVDRHQLIDPEGVEVSLSTAEYKLLLAFLEHAGRVLSRDQLMDLTLGREADAFDRSIDNHVSRLRRKIDPDARSPRLIKTIWGGGYQWIAAVEGAEQ, from the coding sequence GTGAGCGACTCTCCCACCATCCTGGTCGTCGATGACCACCGGGACATTCGAGATCTGGTCGGCCGCTATCTTCAGGAGCATGGCCTGCGCGTGCTGCTGGCAGATGGCGGCGATGCCATGAAGCGACAGTTGCGACAGCACTCCGTCGACCTGGTTGTGCTGGACATCATGATGCCCGGGGACGATGGCCTCACGCTCTGCCGTTACCTTCGTGAGCACACCGAGTTGCCTGTTATTCTGCTTACAGCCATGAGCGAGGAAACCGATCGCATTGTCGGCCTCGAAATGGGCGCCGACGATTACCTCACCAAACCCTTTAACCCCCGGGAGTTGTTGGCCCGCATAAAAGCAGTTCTGCGCCGTACCACAGCGCTGCCACCGCAACGCAGCCCCATGGCCGGGCAGTCCCTGACGTTCGAGGGCTGGACGCTGGACGTCGACCGCCATCAACTCATCGATCCGGAAGGTGTCGAGGTGTCGTTGAGTACCGCCGAGTACAAGCTTCTGCTCGCCTTCCTTGAGCACGCCGGCCGCGTGTTGTCCCGTGATCAGCTGATGGACCTGACCCTCGGCAGAGAGGCGGATGCTTTCGATCGCAGCATTGATAATCATGTCAGCCGCCTGCGCCGAAAGATCGACCCGGATGCCCGCAGCCCCAGGCTGATCAAGACAATCTGGGGCGGTGGCTACCAGTGGATTGCTGCGGTCGAAGGGGCTGAACAATGA